In the Hermetia illucens chromosome 1, iHerIll2.2.curated.20191125, whole genome shotgun sequence genome, AATTTTCTTGCTAGCGCAGTCGAAGGTCTTAATTTAAAAAGTATCGAAGTGTTTTGAAGCCGAATCGTTAGCAACGTTCTCTGAAGATAAGATTTCGTACATCTCCCTACATGCATTAACGAACATCGAGGATGCCAATTATTTGCTTAGCTTGGTAGCGTTATTTTTGTTAACAGTTGCACCAAACTTGatcttactcgtcgcatcaacaGCGCTGGATCCCGGTACGCTGTTTTCTAAACCCCAGCATGAAGTTCAGAGTGTTTCATATCAATCTCCTTTCTATACTGTTATATGGAAGGATTGACCGGGGGAAGTTtgatcaagttatcaagaacaaactctctggtACACAAATTGAAAACATTGAAATCAAAGGTCGGGGATCAGCAAACAATACTGaaaaccgccttcaaagtctcgtgcctcgCTAAATAAAGCAAAAAGACATTACCACCGAACTGAAATGAAGATATGTCCAGCCTCAAGAAGGTGACAACATTCAATAAATATTGGTAGCCATGCAAGGGCTTGCCTGAAGAGGTACAAATTGGCCATCAAGGCTGCTAAGAAACGGTCCTGATTAGTCTACTGAAAGCACCTACGAATCTGAGATCGGTAAGAGCCAAAGTACATAGGAGCGCATCCTGGCTCCTGGATGAAATCGTCTGGAGACACCATGGAGCTGTTGGTTCAGGCGCACTTCCCTGCTTGCTCCCACTTCAACATTGTATGGAAAGGTGCGGGACTAACCTGAGAAGGGTCTTTCTATTATTCGAAAAGTGGTTTCTCCGGCTtccagaaaaggagcttaataaGGCTGAGATTTTAGAACAATTTGGTGTTCAGAACAACCTCAaaacctccacctggatgctgctaggcagcaaaacagaagAGAGAATGGATAGGCTGACAACTTTCCTTACTATGTTGGTGTTCCCAAACtagatattaagaaggttcaaCAAACGTGCTGCCGGCTTTTGCTTGGGTCCGTCATGTTACAAATGACAGTTCCTAAAACAATTGAAGGGGACGTGTAGCCTACGGTATTTCTATCTGAAGCGTAGTTGAAGTGCAATATTTCTCAAATAATTTTACAGCAGTGTAAAGTAGgggctgcacttatcagtcgtcggttcaatagctgcaagacatttacatatatacctcatcatacaagaaccatgggttgtttgTGGGGTAGTCAGGGACTTAAGCTTCCGAtgtgctgacttgttgtatgccaatggaagtgatagaccccgctcCTACATGGTGGTCTTAAAACACCTCTAGGCTACTTTGATTAACGACCTGTGTAATGACGACACCCGAAACtaatcataaaaagtcaacagggagataaagagattctatggtgctctgcatattttccctatgacgcagaagaagttcccagtggttAGATTGTGGCTGGCTAGAAGAAGGACCCAGTGGAACACTCATcatcctcaatttgggtaatgaccactttcttcaacttggGCAAGCGataggtcatcgacatcacggtgatATTGCgactcttgtcggagagtgatAGTATTAAACGATGTCacattctcggatcacagacgcattgatttcgtaatggactTTAATCCACCTCCGACCACCATTTCGGAATCAGCCCAAGATTGATTGGATGACATATAAAATAGAACTAAGGCCCTAAGTTACCATCCCTGGGGGACGCATCAAACGCTGTCCACTCAAGGcgccaaagaaggataaaagacCATGGTGCAATTTGGATTCGCCAAAACAGAGGGGAAAAACAAGGGCGcttctcaatcgtgctctgaaattTGATTCAGGCGCTGGCTGGAATCGGTAGTAATAAGTAGAGAAagctataaacaagtcgggaaaccggaagctggacgcttcaggtacgaaaggttttgtgtatttcttagtacgtagcacgtaatatatgcatatattacgtgagaatatccactttcggatgatattgacattcatagtcttgaatttgcaaagaagcgacaactttgacgtattataactttgttagtaatagtacgattttcaccaaacttggtaagatcatgctctatgttatactctatattgccgcgagatttcgtggtcctagcatgaacttaaggggggttttgaaacgaattactaaaaattaaagtaatatactattattaactttatttgtgcagatatcagtgtggaaggtatttcggagcccaggcaccatatagtggcagcctcttgatttttctcagatttttcggttgggtagtttctgagaatggcccccgtaaaggaatggtcactttcaaccccccgcactccccacctttccaagaaatgtcaaaactaacaccagcttcgaaaagtagtaaccgagacctttaatttgataccccacatgactatatttgatgaaaaaaaaatttacaccccccttttgcatgtatggggaccccccccttaaattcgtcgtaaaaggatgtaattcactgtatgcgtgagcgttcacaggttccagctttccaccaaatttggtgtcaatcgctgcaaccgtctccgagaaaaatgcgtgtgacggacagacagatagacagacagacagacagacggacagacagacagacagacagtaaaccgattttaataaggttttgtgtttacacaaaaccttaaaaagagcataCGATCGACTAAACGATCACAATGGAAACGCTTTTGGGAAGAGATTAACTCGCTTGAGGCTGCAGCTGATCCTTCTTAaggaacgtagccagaagctgcATTATCTatgtttacagagcgggaggtacagAGAAAGCAATGAAGGGACGGCAaaacatttgcttgaagtgcacttcccctTCACAGCCCTCAACCGATAGACTGGAATTTGGCATGCATGGAAAATAAGCaattaactcgttccatagatgcaAGTTTGTAGGTCCAGATAGCATAATTCTTGCGCTAgtaatggatgccctgggtctacatattcagaACATGTGCTAGCGTGATGTGAagatgatatttattcccaaaccagggaaatccacctacacggacgcaaaaagcttccgacaaaccagtctaacgtcctttctattaAAAGAACTGGGAAAAATAGTAGATCGATTCATAAAGTATACAGACATTCCCAACTGGCCATTTTactataggcaacacgcctaccagaaaggcaatccaaggaatccacggagacagcactgcaTGAGCTcacgacaaaaattgaaaagacaatATCTGAACAATACGCTTTTGatacattcatggacatcgaaggtgccttcaattatgcctcattcgaggGAATTGGCGCGGCAAGACAGCGTGGAATCGACCGCTGTTAATCAATTGGATaattcacatgctagagtgaagaaaaattcacatacagttcgaccagaagtctattgaggtagGATGTCTTaagggttgcccacagggaaAGTTTCTCTTCGCTCTGTTATGGCCCCTGGCAATGGACactttgctatggctcctggaggacaaaaaagtcttcacgTAAACATTTGCAGacaatctagccgtaataattaccggcaactTTGCGGACACTGTGACCGCATGAATGCAACTCCGcaggaaatccacagttggtgcccctGCAACGGACGCAATGAACGCTAGGgaaactggactagttatgttcactaggaacgttaggTGGGGCAGTTACAAGCAGTTAAGTATTTAAGAGTACGTCTCGACCTCAAGCTAACTTGGAAACATCATATCCTGGAACAAAGGTGCTGTAGgattgcgataggtaagacgtgGGGACTTTCACTGCAACGGATTCATTGAATATATACATCCATCCATTTTAATGTAGGTATGCATGGTGCGGTGGTCGAGACTGAACCTTGCTAACAGCAGAAagttgctaacgcagattcagaggctcggttgcctagGCAATACTGGAACAATAAGTAGTACGCGTAGTACGGCACtcaaagctatcctaaatctaccctccATTCATTTAGAGGTGAAATAGagagcagccaacgacgcatatagactcgataccattggagcttGAAAAGGCGGCCAACCATATGGTTATGCGTCCATTTGcaaatttcttgacaaacatccAGTGGCTCTGATGcaggccgatcatatggttttcagatttgtcTTTAAAaagtcttaataataataataatcgttgaagtGTGTGAGagcacatcattcaagaccgtaatggtattaCAGTATAGTGCacgccagagattattaccttgatttgactcaaatactcattcacagctgagtcgactggtatctgacattcGGTTACTATACAAAttcttctgccaccagtgagatttgaaccgcgactcccgctacgacagcctagtgctctaaccacttgagccatccgaatACATACTCTgatgtaatcaccaaaagagaagaatggtcgataaatgaccATGAGTCTTTTAGAATTACAGatataataatcttcaccgactaGTCATGGAAGGTGAATCGGGCAAAGGTGTGTTCTCGGGTAATCCTATTATGGAACTGCCCCAATCCCTTATGAAAATGatatattccaggtggagatgtatgccatttcattggcaacagaatTTGCTCCGACAGTCCCAGCAGCAACAGCATATCAAGCCTACTGaaaagtgaaattgcaaggcttCACGCAGCTGAGTGCAGCAATTTGAAAACCCTTGTGAAAAAACCAGAGCCACTAGAGGGgcgtttttgttgtcccttaggaagtgggacatgaaaaccttagtatGGCTTTAATGGGACAGTACTCCTTAAACTACCGTATTGAAAAGATTAGGGGAGTGTTTCGGCTACatgcagccaatatgaggaggaggaaaagacggtcttgcatttcatatgcagctgcccggcgtccttagatctcagacgaagacacctcggtaaggttttcttcaacgaagaatctgccgTCTCTGCctgtggagaatgttctcagatttgcaaAATCCTGCGTTCGCCGTAGGAGGGAATCTATTGAATAGGTGATTTACGGGgaaagtacaatgggcctaacaaaggcctgagtgcGCGAGCTGCAGCTCCCTTCATTAAACTAAAACTAGCTAttttgggatacgtaccacactCAGATAGGCGCACgtgttttcataccgaaagtgaGCAGACGCGGCCATCTGtttgcgaaggactttcgaccaatcagccgcACCTCTTTCGTGTTTAAGACCCTAGACCCTATGGGAAGAGATTTTTTAAAGAAGCATGTTCCTGCGGGGTGAtgaaagagtagtataggtcccagggcgaacaGTGCATTGGTTCCTTCGATGGAGCATAACACCtgtgaaacgcctgctgaaccaaggtatgcagaaggatgaaggcgatgaATTTCCCACGCCTAAACACGAAACAAATATACCAACTGCTTTTttaggttgggggttaggtaggactgacaatcctacacggaaaataacttgttacgaagccacaaaagaacCCTCGAactggactgacaacacaaggacgaacccggcaaagaAAACGgaacttcctggagaagaaccactacatcatatattatagtggccattcagtaaatcatgtactcggagtaagtttcttagtcagccaaaaaatgaaacctattgtcatcggctttgaaaacataagcgaaaagctctgtactctgcgcttacgaggcaaatttagaaatatatgtctcattaacgttcacgttccTACGGAGACTGCAAAGGTggagaagggtaccttctacgaggcagtagaacaaacccccgaagcctgccccaggtgtgatatcaaaatcatcatggcaaattaattaaattgcgAAAAAAAATCCCAGGCTTTCCCAGAAGCGATTATTAAATACCTGTGGTAATAATCAATATCAAGTTGAGTTCCAGGGGGCACTTGGAGGAGCGAAGGCTAATTTGATGATGCCTAACATCGGAGAGCCAAAATATAGTTCCGGCTTCTTATCGCAGACGTGATAAAATCCATTATACTATACGCGGCCCATATCTGGGCGGGGACATTAAATAATATTGTGAACCGAAAGAAAATGATTTCGACATACCAGTCAATTTCACTGAAGATGTAAAGTTTGTGTTGTCACAGGAATGATCCCTTCGGACCTTCCAGTAAATTGGACGCACTGGTCTACTGTAGAAGGGAGGCGAATTTGCCCATTGTGACTGCGAACTTCCGAATAGCCACTAGAAAGAAACTGGGTACAGGAAGCCAGCAACGGTGAGATGATTCCGAgaagggtcgctggacccatttAATAATCCTGTGTCTTGGGATAGGAGTCGaacgaaagcacggagaattgagttacaactgacacagttccttacgggttTACAGCTGCAAATATGAGCAGTATATTCAGCGATGAAGGTCACAACTAGACTGGAGCAGCGAAATAGCACTATAATTTCGGACTGCTTAAAGAATattcaataattttcttttcgattttccgTACTATATAACTGTATATAACCCTTTAGCATAACTGGCTATTGGGTGGATATATTGTGGCCTATTCGTAAAAACTTGGGAAGGGTTTCCAGgagaagaaatattttctgatCTATAGGTAAAGCAAAAGCTAGTACTGCATTCCAAACGCAACAAATCATCTGGAAATCAGACGGCAAGATGATGAAGAAAGTAATTTGCAACAGACTGCTACTCATTACTGAAAATGGCAGTTGTCTGTTGGAGCGCTAGTATTAATTTCAGGGCGGTCACTACAATTTGCAGGCAGTAAGCGTGGTGGTGAACCTGAGAAGAGACACAATGAATTCTCGCGGATGGTatgcggttttttttttggatatcaGAAGCCCATACAAAGTTGGATATCAATCCATTCATCAACAAGAGCCGAACCAAAATCGCATTGGCTGAAATATTTGTTCTCGGATACACTGTGGGTTTGCTTGAGAATTAGTTCTCGGAGAGGATGGAGGAAGGGGCTGGAAGTGTTGTTCTTGTGGATAATTTGGTCGTAGTTCGAAAGACCAAGAGAATGCGGAGGTCTATTTGGCGGAGATGGTGAGAGTGGGGAAATAGCTAGGAATGTGAGTTTTCACTACTTGATACAAAATTTCTGAACGAAGCATGGAGGACATACGTGTGCGCGAAGGGCATAATTGTATGATGCTCAAAGCCAAAGGAGAATTGTAGGAGACAAATCGAGTTCCTGAAATAGGCATGGCGAGGTAAAACTGGAAGAGCTGGAAGTACGATGTAGGGAAAGGATTTCAAAGATAAATCTACCTCGCGGAATAATGCTTAAATTACGGTTTCGCTAGAGTTGAGGTCatgggtggtttttagtgggcgAGAATCCCATACACCGCCGCCTTAGCTGACGTGGTAGAGCTTGAGCGGATATGTCTTCCTAAGATCTTCATACCTCCGTGCGGGAACAGAAAAGCTACAAGAGTAAAGCCAATAATCTCCAACATAATCTTAATATATTCATCAacgatattaaaaataaaacaacctAATATACGCAATAGCACTACTTCGGCTGACCTATTCcaaagaaattgttctgtacaaCATAGCGGACGCATTGCAACAACACATTCCGCTCATGGATGATGTCCGGCTGAAGCAGCTTCTCGAGCATAGTATTCTGGCGTCGATATCGCAGCTTGGAATAATCTAAGCCTGATTGCCTTTTTTGCTTCTTAGTTGTACTGTTCCCTGGCTGCTCGTCGCCATTCTGCGCTTTTCTACGACGCGTGCGTTTCCTTGATTTTTTGTCAGTCGTCTCTTCTTTTGCATCCTCATTGTTGGGTTCGACCTCATTTTCATCGAATGTTTCGACGGTTTTTTCAAAAGGAACTTCTTCTTGCTGATCATCGCTGTCAGACTGTTCGGGCTCAGGATCTTGTACGGAATCCTTTAGTTGAATGTGTTCCTTGCTTTTTGGTGAATTAGCCTCGTCAATTCCAGAGTCCGGATTTGTAGAGTGCAAGTGGTTCTCGACTTTACTGAGGTTATCATTCACCATCTCTTCAGGGGAAACATCTTTCTGTTCTTTGTCATTGGCAGGAAATGAAACATTTTGCTTGCATGAGAGAATATCAAGCAACTCCGTTGGGTTTTCAATGTGATCGTCCTCATCACTTGAAATATTACATTGATTCGTGGGGGATTCAGCTGTTGGTGTGTTGACATTTGCCACGTTTTTACTCTCTGACTCCACTTCATCCTCGGTTTCCACGGTGCTGCTAGCATCGCTATCTGAGCCATAGAGCCCGGCGAGGCAAGAGAGcgcattctttggttttttcttctttacttCAGGCCTGGAGTACTCCGGCAGCGTAGAAGTTCCTTTGAACTTTTTTATTACACAATCATCTTCGCTGTCATCTTTTTCAGGAACTTGATCTTGCACGCCACTTCGAACTTCGCTTTTCTCTTCATGCCTTCTTTTCCGCACTCTTCGTCGTTTCTTGTTTTTTTCGTTGTTGGGTTTTTCATGGGTACGGCACTTCTCTCTGTCATCGCGACGACCAAACCGTGATTTGTTCCCTTCGAGACGTTCGCCGCGTTTAAGCCTTTCCTCCTGGGCTTGTTGGCGTAGTGCGACATTGGCCTGGGTTGGATACCTTTTTCGTCGCTCCTCCTtccatttttcaatttcttctggGGTGGTGACGTTTTTCAGCTTATCGTACAATCCGCTCTTATGTTGTTGCTCGATGTGCTTCGGCAAAATGCGGGGATGTcctatgaaactgcagccatcgACACCGCATTGCTGATGCTCGCTAATGTGCCTCTCGAGATCTATCTGGGATTTGAAGTCGTAGTCGCATGTTTCACAATAGAATTCTCTTTTCTGCTGCTGTGGAATAGTAAGCGCATTTCTtgttaattgaataaatataataaagcaCATGCTTTGACTTACATGAAAATTCTTCCTTCCATGCTTCGGTAAAAACTTTGGCGGAATCGTAGATCCACGGGGCCCATACATTGGAGGTGGTTGCATGTGTGCCGGCATCAGCAAGCCTTCTGATGTCATATATGGCGGCGCCCTCTCTTTTGGAAAATTCATCCCGGAATAGGGAGCCGGGAACCGAAAAACATTAGGATCCATTGCACTGCTCCTTATTGTTTACAAATTTCTCAAATGTCAATGAATGACATTTTAAGATGCACGTGCATAAAAATTCAAACTACTTTCCAAATTAACTATTTCATTTCCCCCTATTTCCTGTGATTACCATCCCAACCTGTTCAAACCACCTGGCAATACCCTAACACCGACAAAGCGCAACGTCAATTTTGACTTTTCTCGATAATCCGTCTGACAGTGATGATTTATTTTAAGATGATGGTCGTGCGACGTTGAGTTTCCTCGGATTTCGTGCCTTTTTGCCAAGGAAAATTCGAGTTTTTCCCAACTAGGAAAAATCCTCTAAAGTTGGACCTGCCGTGTGCTCGCCGGAAGTGTGTGAATATAGTGCGAAAACACAAGAAATTAATGTTTGCATTGAAACAGCTCCCGAAAGTGATAAAAAGTTTCAGtgcatgaaaaaaatttacagaaaattaAGTATCAGTGCATGCTGCAGTGAAGTGCATTTGACGCAGCACTTTTAACTTATCCACGAATTCTCTGTACCCTCCCAAAGGAATTTTCCACGGCGCAATCCTGGCTAAAAACGGTACGAACACTGAGTGAATACAAAAAACTGGGGCCTGACTCCAAATCTTTTTTCTTagctaaattttattttattctctcTTTTCCGTTCCTTCTGTTTATGaccaattatatttatttttaactttttgcTTATATACATTACGCGACATATGAAAATGAAGAGCACGTAAAACGCGTGAAGGAAACGAACCAACTTTTTCGGACGGCACAGTGACTGAGTGGAATTTTTACGCCGGGTTCCTGGGTGAAGGGTTGGCCCAGGGGTTGCCTGGGGGTTTCGGGGAGCGCACGTGATGATAGCTGTCAATAACTGTCCGAGGtggatttaaaaagaaaataaattcatgCCGTCCATTTCGCCTGGGCGATCGCATTAATAGTTGTGTCAGGTTTGCGGCGGAGTCGGGTCTCACTGCTCAAGGGCGGATTATTTTCGGAAATCGATTGGGAGGGCGTTGGGGGTGGGGCCGGACATACCCGGCCTTGCACCGGATGTGTGAATCTTCTTCCGACGGTTTATTGACCTCCTGTTGAATGTCGGGCTCCCTTGATGACTCACTTGTGTTCGAGAAGGGCTTGCGAGTGGTGGCGGCAGAGAAGAAGCTTCTTACGAATAGCGACAGGGAGTTGGCTTTGATTTACATAACTTCTTGAGTAGCTTGGCTACTAGACTTTCGTGGAGATGCTTTGCCGTGCAATTTCTGGTGTGTCAAGGAGATATTTTCAGTTCGAATTTGAACTGGTGGAATCTGGTTGTTGACACAAAGTTGTCTCTTGTGCTCGAGTGGTCGACTCTTCTGCTAGAGTAAAAGCTGATTCGGCAATTTTACAATGTTGATAGTTTAAGCAGTAAATTGAATGTTTTTTCCGACGACAGCTAGCGTTCTGAGGTAGATTTTCGActatttctcaaaaaatattccaGCCAaacccgattttttttttcgtgcacaatgtaattttaaatatttctttatATATTTCAAGCAATTCGATTGCTAATGATAAACCTACATGATATTTGGTCAGTCTCTTGCGTGTACCGCCCCCCAAATAATACTGTTTAATTATTTGCGAGGAGCAGTTAAGGTGTCCATTTGGAGGATATCGATTTGCTATGCGTGCGTGTGGTTTCCCATTGCAGTCCTTCTGTTATATTTGAACTTATTAGATACAATATATGGAAAATATCCAACCATATAAATTATTTAACTTAGTTACTGTCATGTGGGAAAGTTTTTTACCAATTAGCAGAAACATTATATTATGTCAATCACTAGAGTTTGGTTAGTTACGGCAAATACATTTTCTATATTTTCTGTAGCTCTCCTTCCCACACTTAAACCAAATTTGATTTTCCCTTATCGTTGAAGCTTT is a window encoding:
- the LOC119647629 gene encoding nuclear fragile X mental retardation-interacting protein 1 isoform X2 is translated as MDPNVFRFPAPYSGMNFPKERAPPYMTSEGLLMPAHMQPPPMYGPRGSTIPPKFLPKHGRKNFHQKREFYCETCDYDFKSQIDLERHISEHQQCGVDGCSFIGHPRILPKHIEQQHKSGLYDKLKNVTTPEEIEKWKEERRKRYPTQANVALRQQAQEERLKRGERLEGNKSRFGRRDDREKCRTHEKPNNEKNKKRRRVRKRRHEEKSEVRSGVQDQVPEKDDSEDDCVIKKFKGTSTLPEYSRPEVKKKKPKNALSCLAGLYGSDSDASSTVETEDEVESESKNVANVNTPTAESPTNQCNISSDEDDHIENPTELLDILSCKQNVSFPANDKEQKDVSPEEMVNDNLSKVENHLHSTNPDSGIDEANSPKSKEHIQLKDSVQDPEPEQSDSDDQQEEVPFEKTVETFDENEVEPNNEDAKEETTDKKSRKRTRRRKAQNGDEQPGNSTTKKQKRQSGLDYSKLRYRRQNTMLEKLLQPDIIHERNVLLQCVRYVVQNNFFGIGQPK
- the LOC119647629 gene encoding nuclear fragile X mental retardation-interacting protein 1 isoform X1; its protein translation is MDPNVFRFPAPYSGMNFPKERAPPYMTSEGLLMPAHMQPPPMYGPRGSTIPPKFLPKHGRKNFHQQKREFYCETCDYDFKSQIDLERHISEHQQCGVDGCSFIGHPRILPKHIEQQHKSGLYDKLKNVTTPEEIEKWKEERRKRYPTQANVALRQQAQEERLKRGERLEGNKSRFGRRDDREKCRTHEKPNNEKNKKRRRVRKRRHEEKSEVRSGVQDQVPEKDDSEDDCVIKKFKGTSTLPEYSRPEVKKKKPKNALSCLAGLYGSDSDASSTVETEDEVESESKNVANVNTPTAESPTNQCNISSDEDDHIENPTELLDILSCKQNVSFPANDKEQKDVSPEEMVNDNLSKVENHLHSTNPDSGIDEANSPKSKEHIQLKDSVQDPEPEQSDSDDQQEEVPFEKTVETFDENEVEPNNEDAKEETTDKKSRKRTRRRKAQNGDEQPGNSTTKKQKRQSGLDYSKLRYRRQNTMLEKLLQPDIIHERNVLLQCVRYVVQNNFFGIGQPK